From a region of the Candidatus Brocadia sp. genome:
- a CDS encoding acyl--CoA ligase — MDNKLLPFWLSVNVDRNPYAIAIVDGNKRITYSEMNDSVSRLAGWLISRGVQQGDRVVLLLPNSSEFVISFFAIARIGAVAVPLNVQYKEQELAAYLKDSNPKVVIALGHLIPLIKGIILLINNKACDIVSVHNERNESFSYTQVVRENSPFSGTVNVLSENDLLCQYSSGSTGIPKRIMRTHLNLVSEASNFNSTVKLANSDKILCVVPLFHAHGLGNCMLASVYAGATLVILEGFNRQGVLKTIQDERITVFPGVPFIFSILADMPLREVMAFPFLRLCFSAGAALPRETFQKFLEKYGVPIRQLYGSTETGSVSINLNKDVSETADSVGLPMKNVEVEIFGEKGEILQPNEIGNIGIKSSAMMKGYSGLENLNKESFRDGYFFPLDLGKKDEGGNIYLRGRKTSFINTGGNKVDPSEIEILLGKHSKVKEVVVVGVKSYYGEDVIKAVVVPNDRCDEREIVEFCKGKIADFKIPRIVEFRKEIPKNPLGKVLKKYLH; from the coding sequence ATGGATAACAAATTGCTTCCTTTCTGGCTTTCTGTGAATGTGGATAGGAATCCTTACGCAATTGCTATTGTTGATGGTAATAAGAGGATTACTTATTCCGAAATGAATGATTCCGTAAGCAGATTAGCCGGTTGGTTAATTTCGCGTGGAGTTCAACAAGGCGACCGGGTAGTTTTACTGTTACCGAACTCTTCAGAATTTGTAATAAGTTTTTTTGCAATTGCTAGGATAGGTGCTGTAGCAGTTCCGCTCAATGTTCAGTATAAAGAGCAAGAGCTGGCCGCTTATCTGAAGGACTCTAACCCGAAAGTAGTGATTGCATTAGGCCATTTAATCCCGTTAATTAAAGGGATTATTCTTCTCATAAATAACAAGGCGTGTGATATTGTCAGCGTTCACAATGAGAGAAACGAATCATTTTCTTACACGCAGGTAGTTCGAGAAAATTCTCCCTTCAGTGGAACAGTAAATGTACTGTCAGAAAATGATCTCCTTTGTCAGTATTCTTCAGGTTCTACAGGAATACCCAAAAGGATTATGCGTACTCACTTGAATCTCGTATCTGAGGCGAGTAATTTTAACTCCACGGTTAAGCTAGCGAATAGTGACAAAATCCTCTGCGTAGTGCCTTTGTTTCACGCACATGGACTTGGAAATTGCATGTTAGCGTCGGTTTATGCCGGGGCAACTCTTGTTATTTTAGAGGGTTTCAATCGACAGGGCGTCTTGAAAACAATTCAAGATGAGCGGATTACCGTTTTTCCAGGAGTACCCTTTATTTTCAGTATTTTGGCCGACATGCCTTTGAGAGAGGTTATGGCATTTCCTTTCTTAAGGCTCTGCTTTTCCGCTGGCGCAGCTTTACCACGTGAGACATTTCAAAAGTTCTTAGAGAAATATGGCGTCCCAATTAGGCAACTGTATGGTTCCACAGAAACCGGTTCGGTATCGATAAATTTGAATAAGGACGTTTCTGAGACGGCAGACTCCGTTGGTTTGCCTATGAAAAATGTTGAGGTAGAGATCTTTGGAGAAAAAGGGGAGATTCTACAGCCTAACGAAATAGGTAATATAGGCATTAAAAGTTCAGCCATGATGAAGGGTTATTCGGGGTTGGAAAATCTCAACAAAGAGTCATTCCGTGATGGATACTTTTTCCCCTTGGATCTGGGGAAAAAGGATGAGGGAGGCAATATCTATCTTAGGGGTCGGAAGACGTCGTTTATTAACACCGGTGGTAATAAGGTGGATCCATCCGAGATTGAAATACTCCTAGGTAAGCATTCGAAGGTTAAGGAGGTTGTCGTAGTGGGGGTAAAGAGCTATTACGGTGAGGATGTAATAAAGGCCGTTGTTGTTCCTAACGATCGGTGTGATGAAAGAGAGATTGTAGAATTTTGTAAGGGGAAAATCGCGGATTTTAAGATACCAAGGATTGTTGAATTCCGGAAAGAAATTCCCAAGAATCCTTTAGGTAAGGTATTGAAAAAATATTTACACTGA
- a CDS encoding acetylserotonin O-methyltransferase translates to MSDLETKKQGGLGYLLDLASSYYKSKVLFVSTDLGIFSVLLRARKDVQTIAREIKLERRPVEMLLNACVSLGLLEKKEGLYSNSSTAEMFLVKGKPMYVGEAFQVLDRRSYKLWDRLKEAVKTNTPQAYLEGKGDLFEEMTKNKEEMHAFFRGLHALAYWPASSLARIFDFTPYRHLLDVGGGSGAYSIALVKRHAHLNATILDLPPVCKIAQENIAKENLSHRISTLPGDFFKGDFPKGVDIILFSNLLHDWEEKKIEHLLKKTFEVLPSKGGVIISDMVLSNDGTEPLYAALMSLTLLLDTHGGSNYTEEQYTRWLDGAGFREISVKPLSGPNGIVTGTKP, encoded by the coding sequence ATGTCCGATTTAGAAACGAAAAAACAGGGTGGCCTTGGCTACCTCTTAGACTTGGCATCTTCTTACTATAAATCCAAGGTGCTTTTTGTTTCAACTGACCTCGGTATTTTTTCTGTCCTGTTACGTGCAAGGAAGGATGTGCAAACCATAGCTCGAGAAATTAAACTTGAGCGAAGACCGGTAGAAATGCTTTTGAATGCCTGTGTATCTCTAGGCCTACTTGAGAAAAAGGAAGGGCTTTACTCTAATTCTTCCACTGCAGAGATGTTCCTCGTAAAAGGTAAGCCTATGTATGTTGGTGAGGCTTTTCAGGTGCTGGATCGGAGAAGCTATAAGTTATGGGATAGGCTCAAAGAAGCTGTTAAAACAAATACGCCACAGGCCTATTTGGAAGGAAAAGGGGATCTTTTTGAAGAAATGACTAAAAACAAAGAGGAAATGCATGCCTTTTTTCGCGGCCTCCACGCCTTAGCCTACTGGCCAGCCAGTTCTCTGGCACGGATATTTGATTTTACGCCATATCGCCATCTTTTAGATGTGGGTGGTGGCTCAGGGGCTTATTCCATTGCTCTTGTAAAAAGACATGCGCATTTAAATGCAACGATTCTCGATCTTCCGCCGGTGTGTAAGATTGCGCAGGAGAACATTGCAAAAGAGAACCTTTCTCATAGAATCTCAACCCTTCCAGGAGATTTCTTTAAAGGCGATTTTCCGAAGGGTGTGGACATTATCCTCTTCTCCAATCTTCTTCATGACTGGGAGGAGAAGAAGATTGAGCACCTATTAAAAAAGACGTTTGAAGTTTTACCTTCAAAGGGCGGGGTAATCATCAGTGACATGGTCTTGAGTAACGATGGTACAGAACCACTTTACGCGGCTTTGATGTCTCTAACTTTGCTCTTAGATACACACGGAGGTTCGAACTACACGGAGGAGCAATACACTCGTTGGTTGGATGGAGCTGGTTTTCGAGAAATCAGTGTAAAACCTCTCTCTGGTCCAAACGGGATAGTGACTGGCACCAAACCTTAA
- a CDS encoding B12-binding domain-containing radical SAM protein, which produces MKVLIVQPATNPKVLGGDLIFKTEPLWGEYLAAAVQENHDVEILDLRMGGNFHETLERFQPNVIAMTAFTVDVNSVKKLSKEAKGLNPKILTVVGGYHASLAPHDFDDQNIDVIVIGEGIFTFKDVVESLEKGSNFRSIPGIVFRSENTLIKNEPRPWPHLDSYNFPNRTLTALHRKEYFDKWMKPLATIRGSYSCPFRCDFCCLWPMTNSKYLTRTPESFVAELKTIQEENIFFSDDEALIDIERMRKIADLIKREGIKKQYFFMTRSTSIRKKPDIIEKWAEIGLKRVLLGLESPRERDLVDFKKDATIDDNNQAISILKRNNIEINSMFVIAQDYERKDFENLDGYVKSQGLEMPIFCILTPFPGTPLYEKMKKQIIVEDYDLWDLLHTVLPTTKLSLKEFYLEFAKLYGGLEPLYRGILSHRKSVSAEDTVENIRRVFRAMRKKEGAI; this is translated from the coding sequence ATGAAGGTATTAATAGTGCAGCCTGCTACAAACCCGAAGGTTTTGGGTGGTGACCTTATCTTCAAGACCGAACCTTTGTGGGGGGAGTATCTTGCCGCAGCGGTTCAGGAAAATCACGATGTTGAGATTCTTGATCTAAGGATGGGAGGTAATTTCCACGAGACCTTGGAAAGGTTCCAACCAAATGTTATTGCGATGACTGCCTTTACTGTGGATGTTAACAGCGTTAAAAAGCTATCAAAGGAAGCAAAAGGCCTGAACCCCAAGATATTAACAGTTGTTGGAGGATACCATGCATCTTTGGCTCCTCATGACTTCGACGATCAAAATATTGATGTTATTGTCATAGGGGAGGGTATATTTACTTTTAAGGATGTGGTAGAGTCTCTTGAAAAAGGCAGCAATTTTAGATCCATTCCAGGGATTGTCTTTCGCTCAGAAAATACCTTGATAAAAAATGAGCCAAGACCCTGGCCCCATCTCGACTCATACAACTTTCCCAACAGGACCCTAACAGCCCTGCACAGGAAAGAATATTTCGATAAATGGATGAAGCCGCTCGCTACTATCAGAGGCTCTTACAGTTGTCCTTTCAGATGTGACTTCTGCTGTCTCTGGCCTATGACTAACAGCAAATATCTAACCAGAACTCCGGAGTCTTTTGTGGCAGAGCTGAAAACAATACAAGAGGAAAACATCTTTTTTTCTGATGACGAGGCCCTTATTGATATTGAGAGAATGAGAAAGATTGCCGATCTTATTAAAAGAGAAGGTATAAAGAAACAGTACTTTTTTATGACGCGTTCAACTTCCATCAGAAAAAAACCTGATATCATAGAGAAATGGGCTGAGATAGGGCTGAAGAGGGTTCTTTTAGGGTTAGAGTCCCCTCGTGAAAGAGATCTGGTTGATTTCAAAAAGGATGCTACGATAGATGACAATAATCAGGCAATTTCTATTCTTAAGCGGAATAATATCGAGATCAACTCCATGTTTGTTATTGCTCAGGATTACGAAAGAAAAGACTTTGAAAATCTCGATGGATACGTAAAATCACAGGGACTGGAGATGCCCATTTTTTGTATCCTTACTCCTTTTCCTGGGACACCCCTGTATGAAAAGATGAAGAAACAAATCATCGTGGAAGACTACGACCTCTGGGATCTTTTACACACCGTGCTTCCAACGACTAAACTCTCTTTAAAGGAATTTTACCTGGAGTTTGCAAAGTTGTATGGAGGTTTGGAACCTCTTTACCGGGGAATTTTAAGTCATCGCAAGTCCGTCTCTGCGGAAGACACCGTCGAAAACATACGGAGAGTATTCAGAGCTATGAGAAAAAAGGAGGGTGCAATATGA
- a CDS encoding cobalamin-dependent protein (Presence of a B(12) (cobalamin)-binding domain implies dependence on cobalamin itself, in one of its several forms, or in some unusual lineages, dependence on a cobalamin-like analog.), whose amino-acid sequence MKVLLIAVNQEKHPYPVQPIGAIYIAAALKEKGHQVRFLDLNFVDDYKREIPLTLNEFKPDIVGISMRNIDNCFYPNMEFYLPKIKEFVDCCKANTTARLIVGGSGFSVMPKEILEYLELDLGITGNGEEVICNLVAKIEDGADIEKIEGIIYRKNGHYFKNPVTYTSYGLDGLEPARFLLALKTYFEEGSVAPIQSKRGCEFDCIYCTYPLIEGEKVRLRNPKMVVDEIEKLKRDFGIDYVFFIDNVFNYPINHAVSICKEIIDRKIKIGWTGFFNPAFMTKELVSLLKESGCSGVEFGTEAACDKMLKNLGKSFNVNTLIKSHKLCAEVGVKTCHYLLLGGPGETIETIEESLALMRELKPTAVIVATGIRIYPGTPLEKIAIEEGYDLTNLLIPHFYISKELGDNVEETIQNFAKKYPEFIFEGVHKKTSKEILRMMRRMGFKGPSWEFAPVVNRLFKRRESD is encoded by the coding sequence ATGAAGGTTCTTTTAATTGCGGTCAATCAGGAAAAACATCCCTACCCTGTGCAACCCATTGGTGCTATTTATATTGCAGCAGCTTTAAAGGAAAAAGGTCACCAGGTCCGATTTTTGGACCTGAATTTTGTGGATGATTATAAAAGAGAGATACCTCTTACCCTGAACGAATTTAAACCGGATATTGTTGGTATTTCCATGAGAAATATCGATAACTGTTTCTATCCCAATATGGAGTTCTATCTCCCAAAAATAAAAGAGTTTGTCGATTGTTGTAAAGCAAATACCACTGCCAGATTGATAGTAGGTGGCTCCGGGTTCTCTGTAATGCCGAAAGAGATTTTGGAGTATTTAGAGTTGGACTTGGGAATAACAGGAAATGGCGAAGAGGTAATTTGCAATTTGGTCGCCAAGATAGAGGATGGCGCAGACATTGAAAAGATCGAAGGTATTATTTATAGGAAGAACGGGCACTATTTTAAAAATCCTGTCACCTATACTTCCTATGGGCTTGATGGATTAGAGCCTGCCCGATTTCTTCTTGCATTAAAGACATATTTTGAAGAGGGAAGTGTTGCGCCTATTCAATCCAAGAGAGGTTGTGAGTTTGACTGTATTTATTGCACCTATCCCTTAATTGAAGGAGAAAAGGTCAGGTTGCGCAATCCGAAAATGGTTGTGGATGAGATTGAGAAATTGAAACGGGATTTTGGAATCGACTACGTATTCTTCATCGACAATGTCTTTAACTATCCCATTAACCATGCTGTTTCCATTTGCAAAGAAATTATAGACCGTAAGATCAAGATAGGGTGGACAGGATTTTTTAATCCGGCATTTATGACAAAAGAATTGGTTTCCCTGCTTAAGGAATCAGGTTGCTCCGGAGTAGAGTTTGGAACTGAGGCTGCATGTGATAAGATGCTTAAGAATTTAGGGAAAAGCTTTAATGTAAATACCCTGATTAAATCTCACAAACTATGTGCAGAAGTAGGCGTTAAGACATGCCATTATCTACTATTGGGAGGGCCCGGAGAAACCATAGAGACGATAGAGGAAAGCCTTGCTTTAATGAGAGAACTGAAGCCCACAGCCGTAATTGTCGCTACTGGAATACGCATTTACCCGGGAACGCCATTAGAAAAGATAGCAATTGAAGAAGGGTATGATCTGACAAATCTCTTGATACCCCATTTTTACATTTCCAAAGAATTGGGAGATAATGTTGAAGAAACTATTCAGAATTTTGCAAAAAAATACCCTGAGTTTATCTTTGAAGGTGTTCACAAGAAGACGTCTAAGGAGATACTACGGATGATGAGGCGTATGGGGTTTAAGGGACCTTCATGGGAATTTGCTCCTGTAGTTAATAGGCTTTTTAAACGCCGGGAATCAGATTGA